gtatatagaattttataatcTTGCTAAAGCCAATAAGCAATCTTTTTCGGAGACGAGAGCGATAGATATCAAAATCTGCCAAGAAAAGATAAATGTGCTGATTAAAAATAGGATAGAGGATAACTTAAAAAAACTTAATATCAAATATTACTATAAGAATAATCGAGTAGACTTAAtgttaacaaataaattaaagaaaaaaaggtcAGACCAAAAGATCTCTAAATTAGGAGATGGCAAAAACTTTATTTACAAACCAGACGAAATTGCCAGGGAATTCAGGTCCTTTTATGAGAATTTATATAATTTGAATAAGTCTCCCGATATAGACAAAATTCAGAAATACCTAGAAAAATCTAACTTATCCAAAATAACGGGCGAACAGAAGACAAGACTTAATGGAACTATTTCGCAGGAGGAAGTAGAATTAGCAATTGATAAACTTGTTAACAGAAAAGCCCCCGGTCCAGATGGTTACACGAATTTGTTTTATAAGGTATTTAAAAAGCAACTTCTTCCGCTACTGACAAACACGTTTAATGAAATGGCGATTAAGGGATTTGCCTCCTTAGACCTATTAAGGGCCCATATTACTCCTATTCTAAAACAAGGTAAAATCCCCTATGAAGTTAGTAATTATCGCCCTATTTCTTTGGTTAATGTTGATATCAAACTTTTTGCCGCAATTTTGGCGGAACGATTAAAGACAGTTCTGCCTTCACTTATCCACCAGGATCAGATAGGTTTTATGTTGGGTAGACACTCCTCTAATAATACACGTAGGATTCTGAATCTGTTGGATTGGGCACAGGTAGAGAGAatccccctcctgaccctgtctgtggatgctgaaaaagcctttgacagggtcgggtggggttttCTGAGGAGAACCCTATTACAGTTTGGCTTTGAGGGGTGGTTCCTGGATGCAGTGGGGGCCATCTACTCGAACCCTTCAGCCCGTATAGTAACCCATGATATCTGCTCGGATTGGTTTAGCATTAATAACGGgacgaggcaggggtgtcctctctcccccctattaTATGTTTTATCCATTGAACCGCTGGCGAATAACATTAGACAAAATGATAGGATTAGAGGACTGGGTATAGATAATGACGAATGGAAAATATGTTTATACGCAGACGACATCTTAATCTCTATCACAGAGCCGCAGGCTTCCCTACCACATCTAATGCAAGAATTCAATAACTATAGCTATGTTTCAAACTATAGTTTGAACATGAATAAAACAATAGCTTTGTCTATCAATCTTCAAAGAGATAAGCTAATTCTATTGAAGAAAGACTTTGATTTTAAATGGACAGAAAAAGAGTTTGTATATTTAGGGGTTATTATTTCGGCAGATGTAAAAAGGACTATGGAAATTAATTTTATGAAATTGTTAAAAGAAACTAATGCccttttaaaggaatggagagttCATGAAATCTCCTGGTGGGGAAGGATCAACACCATTAAAGCCTATATTATCCCTAAATGGGCTTATCTTTTTGGGATGCTTCCTCTCTCGATACCTACACAATGGCTTATTATGCTACAAAGTAGTTTTACATCCTATATCTGGAGAGGAAAGAGACCAAGAATTAATACATTTACTCTATCCAAAAAAGCCCAACAGGGGGGATTGGGATACCCTCTAATTTCTCAAATCTATCAGGCGAACATGCTGATACATGCCAGTAATCTTCAACTAAGTGATTCAAAAAATCAAGCCTGGTATAAGATTGAAGTAACTAGAACGGGTATAGATAATTTGGATTTTCTCCTATGGAGAGATAGCAATCAAAACAACCAAACAGTTGAGACCTATGATCATTTCCCTCTAACCCTTTCTCAAATACTAAAAGAATGGAATATTATAAAGAAAAtactaaaaattaataaaaaaaatctatgagtATATACCCTTAAGCTTTCTGGAACAATATATGTTGGAGATTAATCTAGCTAAATGGTATAAggattctaactataagataaaagaTCTTTATAAGGATCAACAACTAAAAAGTTTTGAAGCTCTTAAAGTTTCGCTAGATTTACCCTCTAAAGAAATATTCAACTATCTCCGTATAAAGAGTTTTCTTAAAGAAAACCTACTAGTACTAAATGGCCAAGTCGGAAAACTGTTTAGGAAAATCTTCTCTAGCCTAAGggtaaaaaatgtgttttctctTGCGGTTGAACTAATAAAACTAAAGGGCTCCCCAGATATCCCAAAAGCTCTAACTAAATGGGAGGATGAGTTGACAATCACCATCCCATTTAATATATGGTGTAAATCTTTTATGTTGACTAAAAAAGTAAtccattgtttaaatattttggaGACTTTTATCAAAGTGTTGTATAGATGGTATTTGGTTCCATCTAGGCTAGCGAAAATGTCGGTATCTAATCCACCAAATTGTTGGCGCTGTTTCCAACTTGATGGATCTttgctccacatttggtggaagtGTCCCAGAATTGAGCCTTTGTGGATTGCCACATTTGACTTAATTCATAGGATTGGTGGCCCTAGATTGGAGCACAAACCTGAAATCGCGCTTCTCCATATTTTGGATACTGAAATTAAGGAGTTTTATGAAATTATAATTATACATTGTTTACTAGCAACTAAAACTCTTATCGCAAGATCATGGAAAAATACTTTGATCCCTAATACTGACCAAGTTAAGGCCCAATTAATTTACCAACTGGAGATGGAAAAAGGAATCCTACTTAACAATGACTACCCCAATAGGGATAAATTGACGTTTTATGTTAACCTTATTGACAGGATTAAAGGGCTGATGTGAAACCTGGTTATTGTTATGGGACTATCTACAGTCACTTTGTATAATATAATAGTCGATATCTGTGGTTGCGGTTATGGGCCATACTCTGTCTATATCCTGATCTTATAaggaaaatagtaaaatatgctaAATTTACTTCTTTTCCTATCTTTGATATGGAAATATGGACAGGACTAATTAATGTTGAGTTCTTGATTAGCTATACATGTTTCCACATTAGATATATATCTAGGTATGGGTTTTCTACAATAGAGAAGACCTGTTATGTCAATAGTATAATTAAAGCCCATTCAAGACCTCAATTGGAGACGCTAAaaaggcatgttttttttttttttttaatgaataaatgCTGGTAATCTGTCGTTTTACCTTTAGCCTAACGACAGAAATAAAGAGCGGATATGATAGTATAATAATTATTTGGGAAAACTCATAGTCTCGATGTAAAATTGATTAAGGAATAGTCCTTCTCGGGATAATCTGGCCACAATCTGATCAGGTTCCGATCATACACGGCCAACGGCAATGTTGGCTAATTAGTTATTGATACTTGAAATGGGAATTTGATCATGATAACTTAATGTTGTATTTCTGACCGGCTATtaatttgtttgtatgtatatgggtaTGGGGACCCTTAAATCTTGAAAAGATATGTTATATCATTAGTATATCTAAAATTCGGTACATATTTTTAGAGTTATATTCGAGATATAACCTGATGTCATTGGATATTCCCTTTGCCCTGTATTGTCTTCCGAGGGAGGTGGTTTTGTCTTCTCTGTACTACCTCCCACGGTGCTGTAATGTATTTTTcatgttatttataaaaaattaataaaaagatttaaaaaaaaaaaaaaaaaaaaagatatatacaggattatttactaagtgataattcaaattaaattcaaatagaatttcaaatttagggcaaGAGTAGCCTAACGGAAGGCAAAGcggacttggagaatgtttcagtttctgctattttgaccttgaatttgaaattcactttgaattcactctgaattctcactttttcgAATAACCCTAATAGTGCACAGTGTAATCCATTGTCTAATAACCTGCTTATATGCAAATAACttgggcctcaatttaatattgttggacaagttttataaataatttaatattttgggataaacTATTCCAATACTTTTTTAgacattttacattttcaaaaCATATAATATCTATGTAAAAAATCAATATagcaaaagattaaaaaaaacaaaatatatatatatatatatatatatataatatttttcataatattaaataattgtaaaagttttTATCCAAACATAATAAATCATTTGTAAAGCGTATCCAACAATATCAAATTGAGGCCCTTGTCAGACCGAATGCAGTCGTCATATCACAGTTCACCTTTAATATATTTAAGACTTGTGCTATGGAACATGCTTTGTTATGTGAGTGTGGTTTTAATATACAAGGGAAGCTGTGGGTTACAGGAAGTATTGTTAATACAGCACAGAGGTGGCATAGACCACCGTTTTCTTTCTGCAATcctctaaactgggaattgttgaAAATATAGAAACCAATCAAATACCAAAGacgggaaaaaaaaatgcaaatcggGGTAAATAGTAGTTTTAGAATTTTTTCAATATTGCTAATTTGGTGTAAAATTTGCAGTTATCTGGTCAATTCATCAcagtttctctctctttttttatgaATACAGTCTTGTTTCCTTTTAAGTAAAATTGTACTAAAATAAATTTGGACATAATTTAAAGTTCTTTTAATACGCAGGATTATAGAGTAAAGTCCGAATGCCCTCGGTTTGGATTGGCAAAATAATCCAGTACCATCAAGACTGTAAAATcggcaggattattcactaaaatgtgaattacaACTTTTAGGCCACCATAGTTAAACTGAAAACATGGCTGCATTAGAGATGTTTCCAGTTTGACTGTTtgggtctaaaatttgaaattcttttGAAATTTCCAGCAAattacactttattgaataaccttccagcttCTGTTCTGGGTGCAGTTGAATTATGGAAATATGCAACTGAATGTTCAGTTTGGCACATAAGTCACCCCTATCTGTCTTTAAATCACCAAAACACTGTACAATACATTCAACTACACAAAATAAGAGACACACCATATGTAGAGAGAAAAATATACAACAATTAATAGATATCGTTAAACAAGGAATGAGAAacgtatttttatttaaaactaaatCACAATGTTTTATTCTGAAAATATGTTAAAAGTAATTTACAGGTTAAAATAACAAATTAACttctaaaaaaaacagtgttacAGAAACTTATATCATGGTACATTTAATGTATTAGTCCAGTTtattgagtaaaaaaaaagtggACTGTATTATATTAGGCATGAATTGAGCTTATATAACCAGTTCTAGCATTACAACTGTCATGCTTAcagctcccatcatcctcagtgaATCAAAGGATGATGGGTGTATGAGTTGTTAGTAAATTAAATGAGTACATGTATATATTCCTGTTGATAAGCATTAAACACCTCTctcaaaataattataataataatttcaaaatTTCAAACCAGAGATTTTACTAAAAACAAGTTTAGAAAATGACTGAACTGGTCATTTTCCAAACTATAGAATTATTTTTCTACATTGTAAATCTTTAACTCAAATGAAGTCCCTATAAAATTAATAAGTCCCTCAATTCATGTATAAGTAAGGTGCTGTGACCCTCCCCGCCcccctttctttaaccccttaaggaccaaacttctggaataaaagggaatcatgacatgtcacacatgtcatgtgtccttaaggggttaaataatatccAAAATATTTGTACTGTTATAATGGATTATAAATTGTAGCTACTCCTGTACTCTATATGAATATCATTATTATTTGATCAATCTATATATACATTTAGTGCATATATGGTCACTTCTGAAATAGCCTGAGGAACAAGTCTGTTTCCAATATGAAAAGTATACATCTTCATCATTACAAGAGTTCCAGAGCAGAGACAAATATTAGACACTTGCATGCTTTGTTATCATTTAGAATGTGAAGGTTTCAGTCCTTATAAACTCCTTGATACAAAATATCAGCTTAGCCACAACATCACCATGTAATCCTATCAATGTTACCTCCTTTGCTGTTTTATCATCTGATTAATAAATATTGCTTTATGTCTAAATCATCAAAAGGACTAATGGGAAAAAGATTTTGGGATTCTGttgtcacagacacttggagatCTGAGGTCCAGGTAATTCTGACACTGTTCTTCTTGGAAATGTTCACAGTTATGAAGGTTTGTCCACTCTCCATCATTCCTGTATCTCTGAGCTTCTGTAAGAATCCTGTCCAGTGCCATAATATAACTCAGAGCCATCTGCAGAGTCTCATATTTGGAAAGCTTCTTGTCTTCTCCCCACTGGGGTACCACTTTCCTTAGACTGTCAAAAGCAGTGTTAAGTCCTTGcatccttctcctctccctggcATTAGCAGCAAGTCTTCTCTTGGTGGACCCTTCTACCCTGCCAGGCAAACACCTGAGTGAACATCTTTCCATTAGCTGGTCTTCCCCCTGGAACTCAGAAGCAGACGAATCATCATCATGAACTGATGCATCTGACTTCATCTCTACAGAGTCCACTTTTATTTGAGAGTCCTCACAGCAGAAACTCTATTAAGAGGACACAAGTCTTGAAGAGGAAAACAAAAATCAAGAAATCTCAGATGCTCTTGATGAAACTCAGTGCTTGCTTACTCCAtaattgtgatattttttttcacaaaaaaataaaatgtttaaagatGCATTGCCCCAATGAGTTCAGTTCTTTCCAGATCCTTGTAGCAGAGAGATCATTTAAATCATCTAGCAAGCACCTTCTTTGAAGAGTGCACTGTCCCTTATGAAGATCCTCTATTTATGTAAGTGGGGATTATAAAGTCTAAGCAGATGGTAGCAGGTGTGCAGGCGTCCCAAAACTAGCATACCAGCCCATCCCCACCCTGGGAGCTATATGCTGGGAAATCAGCGATTTTGCTAATGTACAGCATGTATCTGGTGGTAGCGTTTAGCTGAGGCTGTTCAGGCAGTTCTGTGCCATCTGTACACCTCTATCTGGTCGAAATCTAATTAACAAATCAATTAGCAACTCACATGGTTTATATACTGTATAGATCACTGCCACTCACTAGTCTTTATATTGCTTACTGAATGggaagtttttttttatgtaaaagtgATTTCAGAATTTAAGGAATGATTTGTATCTTTATAATGTGATGATGGCACTAATCCCTTGTGTTCCCAAAGAAGAGAATACAATGAGGTCAGtagattaatatttaaatacatatactgtgtgtaagAAGGATGCATAATCATGTGCAAAATGGCTATACATTGGAGATAAAAGTTAAGAAATATTAAATTGATTAGTAGTATTGTGGGGGTGCACAGTGAATaaacaaattataaataaaagtacaGAAATTAATAAACAAGAATTAATCTTTCTCTGTGTCAGTTAGCAGCCATGAGCGGACTGTTTAGGCTCTCTTCCCCAAACACTGAAAtctagtgaattaaaaactgaattgcaaatatAGTAATCAGCAGCAGATTTGGAATTATAAGGGTAAGACCAAAGCAGTGgaactggaaatattctccagatggtggttttaacactatagcgtcaggactATAGGGTcagatgtttgtgttcctgaccctatagtgttcctttaactacctCCCCAGATGTTTGCTTGACATTGTTGACTTTATGGATCCTGAAAGCAACTTAAACtgtttatgttttatatgtgctgataactgtgtattttatattaattgagGTTGTTTAATCTGCACCCCTATTAAAGCTgtactgtcactgtctggggactttgaCAAATTTACACAGACCCCCCAGCAGTGAAATTGTTGCTGGTGATTTAGTAGCCGGGATGGACAGGTAAGAGTtaaatttacttacctgaacctgtccctcatagGTGCGGCCATCTTGATCTAGAAGGTTTGCTTCAGCTCCTGTCGGTGAATGAGCAGCACTCTTGTGCATGCGCGAAAGGACAGCATTGCGGTCTATGGAGGATCACGCTGGTAATGGATCAAGATTCATACTTAGACCCCGACCTGAGTCTAAGAAATTCAggaggaggagaaatacagaaaCAAAGTAGCCccaactttgtctcagtatatctttggactgggttggaatttcagtgtagTAAACCTCTTCTCCATAATCCCATTCAAGTTTAAACATAGGTGTGTTCATTGGGAACAGCTATGGTTGGCTCagccacagtaaaaaaaaagggcgCAAAATCTACATAACTCTACATAACAGTATTTgattaaagtaaatttaaaataacaGAAAACTTGGTGGCGTCTTAATACTATTTGAAATGCTGTTAAATTAAGAAGAATATTGCAAATTTTACACCAAAATTGCCGAATTAGAGTCAATTTTCCATCTCatatgattattcactaaactcttcaGTGAATAAAAATCCAAATGAATACATCTGCACGCTATTTTTCCAGTTTATATAAAATTAGCCTAATTTTTCGTTGTTCTCAAGACCAGCAAACATATGATGACATCTATGGCAGGAAGACTCATAGCTAACAAAGTGCCACCAATTTGCTACTACGTTTGTCCAGTATTTGAATTTGCTTTCTAGAAGGGTGACCTGTAATCCCCtagtacaggcataggcaaccttcggcattccagctgttttggactacagctcccatgatgctttgccagcattataggtgtaagagcattataggggatgtagtccacaacatccggaGTGCCGAGGGGTGCTTATCCCTGCCCTAGTATATTGTAAATGAGCCTGTAAATCAACAGTCCCGGATTCCAGAGCATTTCTAGTCCATATGATACATAGCTCTCCTGTCCCCAAAGCCTCGAAAGCACTGTTCCAAAGAAGGGGGGATACAAGCAAGTCTGATTGGAAGACAGAAGCGTACAACAATCTTGCGTGTATTTTCCTGCTAGAGAATGTTTAATGGAGAGTAGATCAATTATTgaataaggttttttttactattttggggaTATTGGTTCTCCTAAGGCCCATTTCCAGGCACCCATGTAAGAAAAATTAGTGAGATAAGTGTGTGCAGTAAGTAATTGGTAGAGAGTGCAGCTAGATCCAAGGGGGTGAGTTTCGCTAAGGGATAGTAACGAGTTTTAGCAAAATTGCTGTTAGACTTTTTGATTTTGGCAAGTGTAGCTCTAACTCTAATGATTTGAATGCAGTGAAAGGCCAAATTAGCctaaattttaaataattatattgtcaattctccaccatcttcagtttagtgaatgatcCATAATAAGTAGGTTCCTTGAACAAACAGATGTTAGCCCCTGCATATCATCACAAGCTGTCTATTGATGCACTCTAGCGGTCTATTCATTAAACCATGAATTTATTAATCTCATCTAAATCGCTTCAAATTTTAGTAAGATATTGCAATGTAATCAAAAACGTTCTCCAAATCTCCTGGTTTTCCAGTCTGGATATTTTGTAATTCACTATTTAGTTCCCAGTGATTTACATTTTAATGAATAGACTATTATGTACAATTAAAGCGACTCTATCACCCTCAGGGGTCTTtgcatagtttaaaaaaaagtttgaatgcTGGCTCATAGTTACCTTCTGTGAGTGCAGGCCACTTGCCCCTTGGTCTCTGCTCTGGCTCTTTTTTGGTGAGACAGAGCATTGCTATGGTAACCTGCAGAAACACTCTGACTCTCCAAGAAACATCAGAGGATGACAGGTTAGCTGTGGTGTCTGCACCTGCTGGAGGTGCAGACCGCAGGCTCCCTGGAGCACTCCGGGACAGCAAGGGAGATTCCCTGAAATGCCTAAATGGCCCATTTTTTGTCTAGCAGCCTTGCCATCGGTTGCCTATCCCtcgtatatatggtatatattagATAATTATTTTTAGTAGTGAAATAAACTTAATTTATAGAAATAAAGTGTATTCCCAATGTAtccatatatatgtaacaaaagtTAGGTGTTCCATAATTAGAAGTTTACATACTTACAAAGCATTGTTACCCCCTTTTTTCAAATCTGTGGTTTTATCTTCGGCGACTTTTCGATTTTGCGAATGTGACTCTGAAATGTTGGGCTTTAGTAAACAGATCATTACCCCAGAGAAGCCAGGACATGTGAAATGAGGCTCGATAATCCCCAAACAATGGGATGCACTTGAGAAATAATTGACTCCAACATGACAGATGTTGAATTGAGGTCATTAATCGGCTGCTGAGATCTTGTCCCCAAGAAGGGCCATTCTAGTCTCATTAGCTAAATTTGATAATTCTATTGTCACATATAGATGGTATCTTGAAAACATGATTAACAAGCAGCATGGTCACAGCATATACATATatgaagtattaaaaaaaaaaaaagtcaaggcATCTTGTAAATGGGGAACACCGAAATATCacctactatttatttatttattgtattgaaAATGGACAGAATGGCgtgaaaagctaaaaaaaaaaaaaaaacatgccctATGTATgtatatccccataaatgtttaGTAAAATGTTATTGCAAAGTATAATGACTGCTTCATATAACTCTATATCTGCCTGGCACCTACAATTAAGTACAGTGCATCGGCACAGGGATATGCTGGACATTTGACATTGGGCATGCTTTACGTGTAATCACAGTGTATGAATATGCATTAAGAACAATCCAAGAATCATAAGAATAAAGTGctatgcagtggttgtggtgctgggaTTACCCTGGCACACTCACCGCCCCTCCATAATAAGTTGTTGAAACATTTAGTAAAGTTTTGACGTCTTACCTGTGGTCTGTCAGGCAATACTACCTGCCTTCTCTCGGCCTTTAGGAAAGCCTACCTGCTGCTTCCATTGGCTCTCCTG
The DNA window shown above is from Pelobates fuscus isolate aPelFus1 chromosome 10, aPelFus1.pri, whole genome shotgun sequence and carries:
- the ATOH7 gene encoding transcription factor ATOH7, whose translation is MKSDASVHDDDSSASEFQGEDQLMERCSLRCLPGRVEGSTKRRLAANARERRRMQGLNTAFDSLRKVVPQWGEDKKLSKYETLQMALSYIMALDRILTEAQRYRNDGEWTNLHNCEHFQEEQCQNYLDLRSPSVCDNRIPKSFSH